In Tursiops truncatus isolate mTurTru1 chromosome 19, mTurTru1.mat.Y, whole genome shotgun sequence, a genomic segment contains:
- the SETD6 gene encoding N-lysine methyltransferase SETD6 isoform X2: MATQAKRRRVSCGGRRRSTPLRRASPLPRPQRRAARGCAACRGSFAALHIPSPNPGPSSARAAVFSAPSELFRAGQRHCACLSQVAGLAGSEDPAPVASFLSWCRRVGLELSPKVAVSRQGTVAGYGMVARESVQPGELLFAVPRAALLSQHTCSISGLLERERGALQSQSGWVPLLLALLHELQAPASPWSPYFALWPELGRLEHPMFWPEEERRRLLQGTGVPEAVEKDLANIRSEYYSIVLPFMEAHPDLFSPRVRSLELYRQLVALVMAYSFQEPLEEEDDEKEPNSPLMVPAADVLNHLANHNANLEYSPNCLRMVATQPIPKGHEIFNTYGQMANWQLIHMYGFTEPYPDNTDDTADIQMVTVREAALQGTKVEAERLLLYERWDFLCKLEMVGEEGAFVIGREEVLTEEELAMTLKVLCMPAEEFREFKDQDGWGDDKREEDSLTITNIPKLKASWRQLLRDSVLLTLQTYATDLKTEQDLLSSKEVYATLSWREQQALQECQGEELSAKLVHIDA; the protein is encoded by the exons ATGGCGACCCAGGCGAAGCGCCGGCGGGTGAGTTGTGGCGGCAGACGCAGGAGCACCCCTCTCCGCCGCGCCTCGCCGCTTCCCCGTCCGCAGCGCCGTGCCGCACGCGGCTGCGCGGCCTGCCGCGGGTCATTTGCCGCactccacatcccctcccccaaccccggcCCTTCCTCCGCGCGCGCCGCCGTCTTCTCCGCCCCCAGCGAGCTCTTCCGGGCGGGGCAACGCCACTGCGCTTGCTTATCTCAGGTGGCAGGGCTTGCGGGCAGCGAGGACCCGGCCCCGGTGGCCAGCTTCCTGAGCTGGTGCCGGCGGGTAGGACTGGAGCTGAGTCCCAAG GTGGCGGTGAGCCGGCAGGGCACGGTGGCCGGCTACGGCATGGTGGCCCGGGAGAGCGTGCAGCCCGGGGAGCTGCTGTTCGCGGTGCCGCGGGCCGCACTTCTGTCGCAGCACACCTGCTCAATCAGCGGCCTGCTGGAGCGAG AGCGAGGCGCGCTGCAGAGCCAGTCGGGATGGGTGCCGCTGCTGCTGGCGCTGCTGCACGAGCTGCAGGCCCCGGCCTCGCCCTGGAGCCCCTACTTTGCGCTGTGGCCCGAGCTGGGCCGCTTGGAGCACCCCATGTTCTG GCCAGAGGAGGAGCGCCGGCGATTGCTGCAGGGCACCGGCGTACCCGAGGCTGTGGAGAAGGATTTGGCCAACATCCGCAGCGAGTATTATTCCATCGTGCTGCCCTTCATGGAAGCCCACCCCGATCTTTTCAGCCCCAGGGTTCGCTCTCTGGAACTCTACCGCCAGCTCGTGGCTCTTGTGATGGCCTACAG CTTTCAGGAACCACTGGAGGAAGAGGATGATGAAAAGGAGCCAAACTCCCCTTTGATGGTGCCTGCTGCAGACGTATTAAACCACTTAGCCAATCACAATGCCAATCTAGAATACTCTCCA AATTGTCTTCGGATGGTGGCCACTCAGCCCATTCCTAAAGGCCATGAGATTTTCAACACTTATGGGCAAATGGCTAACTGGCAGTTGATTCACATGTATGGCTTTACTGAACCGTATCCTGACAACACGGATGACACGGCTGACATTCAGATGGTGACGGTTCGTGAAGCAGCGTTACAGG GTACAAAAGTTGAAGCTGAAAGGCTCCTACTGTATGAACGCTGGGATTTCTTATGCAAACTGGAGATGGTAGGGGAAGAGGGAGCCTTTGTGATTGGGCGGGAAGAAGTGCTGACAGAAGAGGAACTGGCCATGACACTCAAG GTACTGTGCATGCCTGCTGAGGAGTTCAGAGAATTTAAAGACCAGGATGGATGGGGAGATGATAAAAGGGAAGAGGACAGCCTGACAATCACAAATATCCCCAAACTCAAAGCATCATGGAGACAGCTTCTTCGGGACAGTGTTTTATTGACCCTGCAAACTTATGCCACAGACTTAAAAACTGAGCAAGATTTACTCAGTAGTAAGGAGGTCTACGCCACACTCAGCTGGAGGGAACAGCAAGCCTTACAG GAATGTCAAGGAGAAGAACTTTCTGCTAAGCTGGTACACATTGATGCTTGA
- the SETD6 gene encoding N-lysine methyltransferase SETD6 isoform X6 encodes MATQAKRRRVSCGGRRRSTPLRRASPLPRPQRRAARGCAACRGSFAALHIPSPNPGPSSARAAVFSAPSELFRAGQRHCACLSQVAGLAGSEDPAPVASFLSWCRRVGLELSPKVAVSRQGTVAGYGMVARESVQPGELLFAVPRAALLSQHTCSISGLLERGGYAGGGGTPRRACGAGRGPNLFVSLRARRAAEPVGMGAAAAGAAARAAGPGLALEPLLCAVARAGPLGAPHVLNCLRMVATQPIPKGHEIFNTYGQMANWQLIHMYGFTEPYPDNTDDTADIQMVTVREAALQGTKVEAERLLLYERWDFLCKLEMVGEEGAFVIGREEVLTEEELAMTLKVLCMPAEEFREFKDQDGWGDDKREEDSLTITNIPKLKASWRQLLRDSVLLTLQTYATDLKTEQDLLSSKEVYATLSWREQQALQVRYGQKMILHQLLELTN; translated from the exons ATGGCGACCCAGGCGAAGCGCCGGCGGGTGAGTTGTGGCGGCAGACGCAGGAGCACCCCTCTCCGCCGCGCCTCGCCGCTTCCCCGTCCGCAGCGCCGTGCCGCACGCGGCTGCGCGGCCTGCCGCGGGTCATTTGCCGCactccacatcccctcccccaaccccggcCCTTCCTCCGCGCGCGCCGCCGTCTTCTCCGCCCCCAGCGAGCTCTTCCGGGCGGGGCAACGCCACTGCGCTTGCTTATCTCAGGTGGCAGGGCTTGCGGGCAGCGAGGACCCGGCCCCGGTGGCCAGCTTCCTGAGCTGGTGCCGGCGGGTAGGACTGGAGCTGAGTCCCAAG GTGGCGGTGAGCCGGCAGGGCACGGTGGCCGGCTACGGCATGGTGGCCCGGGAGAGCGTGCAGCCCGGGGAGCTGCTGTTCGCGGTGCCGCGGGCCGCACTTCTGTCGCAGCACACCTGCTCAATCAGCGGCCTGCTGGAGCGAGGTGGTTACGCCGGCGGGGGTGGGACGCCGAGGCGGGCCTGCGGGGCCGGCCGGGGCCCTAACCTCTTCGTCTCCCTCAGAGCGAGGCGCGCTGCAGAGCCAGTCGGGATGGGTGCCGCTGCTGCTGGCGCTGCTGCACGAGCTGCAGGCCCCGGCCTCGCCCTGGAGCCCCTACTTTGCGCTGTGGCCCGAGCTGGGCCGCTTGGAGCACCCCATGTTCTG AATTGTCTTCGGATGGTGGCCACTCAGCCCATTCCTAAAGGCCATGAGATTTTCAACACTTATGGGCAAATGGCTAACTGGCAGTTGATTCACATGTATGGCTTTACTGAACCGTATCCTGACAACACGGATGACACGGCTGACATTCAGATGGTGACGGTTCGTGAAGCAGCGTTACAGG GTACAAAAGTTGAAGCTGAAAGGCTCCTACTGTATGAACGCTGGGATTTCTTATGCAAACTGGAGATGGTAGGGGAAGAGGGAGCCTTTGTGATTGGGCGGGAAGAAGTGCTGACAGAAGAGGAACTGGCCATGACACTCAAG GTACTGTGCATGCCTGCTGAGGAGTTCAGAGAATTTAAAGACCAGGATGGATGGGGAGATGATAAAAGGGAAGAGGACAGCCTGACAATCACAAATATCCCCAAACTCAAAGCATCATGGAGACAGCTTCTTCGGGACAGTGTTTTATTGACCCTGCAAACTTATGCCACAGACTTAAAAACTGAGCAAGATTTACTCAGTAGTAAGGAGGTCTACGCCACACTCAGCTGGAGGGAACAGCAAGCCTTACAGGTTCGTTATGGTCAGAAGATGATCTTACACCAATTGTTGGAACTGACTAACTAG
- the SETD6 gene encoding N-lysine methyltransferase SETD6 isoform X1, with protein sequence MATQAKRRRVSCGGRRRSTPLRRASPLPRPQRRAARGCAACRGSFAALHIPSPNPGPSSARAAVFSAPSELFRAGQRHCACLSQVAGLAGSEDPAPVASFLSWCRRVGLELSPKVAVSRQGTVAGYGMVARESVQPGELLFAVPRAALLSQHTCSISGLLERERGALQSQSGWVPLLLALLHELQAPASPWSPYFALWPELGRLEHPMFWPEEERRRLLQGTGVPEAVEKDLANIRSEYYSIVLPFMEAHPDLFSPRVRSLELYRQLVALVMAYSFQEPLEEEDDEKEPNSPLMVPAADVLNHLANHNANLEYSPNCLRMVATQPIPKGHEIFNTYGQMANWQLIHMYGFTEPYPDNTDDTADIQMVTVREAALQGTKVEAERLLLYERWDFLCKLEMVGEEGAFVIGREEVLTEEELAMTLKVLCMPAEEFREFKDQDGWGDDKREEDSLTITNIPKLKASWRQLLRDSVLLTLQTYATDLKTEQDLLSSKEVYATLSWREQQALQVRYGQKMILHQLLELTN encoded by the exons ATGGCGACCCAGGCGAAGCGCCGGCGGGTGAGTTGTGGCGGCAGACGCAGGAGCACCCCTCTCCGCCGCGCCTCGCCGCTTCCCCGTCCGCAGCGCCGTGCCGCACGCGGCTGCGCGGCCTGCCGCGGGTCATTTGCCGCactccacatcccctcccccaaccccggcCCTTCCTCCGCGCGCGCCGCCGTCTTCTCCGCCCCCAGCGAGCTCTTCCGGGCGGGGCAACGCCACTGCGCTTGCTTATCTCAGGTGGCAGGGCTTGCGGGCAGCGAGGACCCGGCCCCGGTGGCCAGCTTCCTGAGCTGGTGCCGGCGGGTAGGACTGGAGCTGAGTCCCAAG GTGGCGGTGAGCCGGCAGGGCACGGTGGCCGGCTACGGCATGGTGGCCCGGGAGAGCGTGCAGCCCGGGGAGCTGCTGTTCGCGGTGCCGCGGGCCGCACTTCTGTCGCAGCACACCTGCTCAATCAGCGGCCTGCTGGAGCGAG AGCGAGGCGCGCTGCAGAGCCAGTCGGGATGGGTGCCGCTGCTGCTGGCGCTGCTGCACGAGCTGCAGGCCCCGGCCTCGCCCTGGAGCCCCTACTTTGCGCTGTGGCCCGAGCTGGGCCGCTTGGAGCACCCCATGTTCTG GCCAGAGGAGGAGCGCCGGCGATTGCTGCAGGGCACCGGCGTACCCGAGGCTGTGGAGAAGGATTTGGCCAACATCCGCAGCGAGTATTATTCCATCGTGCTGCCCTTCATGGAAGCCCACCCCGATCTTTTCAGCCCCAGGGTTCGCTCTCTGGAACTCTACCGCCAGCTCGTGGCTCTTGTGATGGCCTACAG CTTTCAGGAACCACTGGAGGAAGAGGATGATGAAAAGGAGCCAAACTCCCCTTTGATGGTGCCTGCTGCAGACGTATTAAACCACTTAGCCAATCACAATGCCAATCTAGAATACTCTCCA AATTGTCTTCGGATGGTGGCCACTCAGCCCATTCCTAAAGGCCATGAGATTTTCAACACTTATGGGCAAATGGCTAACTGGCAGTTGATTCACATGTATGGCTTTACTGAACCGTATCCTGACAACACGGATGACACGGCTGACATTCAGATGGTGACGGTTCGTGAAGCAGCGTTACAGG GTACAAAAGTTGAAGCTGAAAGGCTCCTACTGTATGAACGCTGGGATTTCTTATGCAAACTGGAGATGGTAGGGGAAGAGGGAGCCTTTGTGATTGGGCGGGAAGAAGTGCTGACAGAAGAGGAACTGGCCATGACACTCAAG GTACTGTGCATGCCTGCTGAGGAGTTCAGAGAATTTAAAGACCAGGATGGATGGGGAGATGATAAAAGGGAAGAGGACAGCCTGACAATCACAAATATCCCCAAACTCAAAGCATCATGGAGACAGCTTCTTCGGGACAGTGTTTTATTGACCCTGCAAACTTATGCCACAGACTTAAAAACTGAGCAAGATTTACTCAGTAGTAAGGAGGTCTACGCCACACTCAGCTGGAGGGAACAGCAAGCCTTACAGGTTCGTTATGGTCAGAAGATGATCTTACACCAATTGTTGGAACTGACTAACTAG
- the SETD6 gene encoding N-lysine methyltransferase SETD6 isoform X4, whose product MATQAKRRRVSCGGRRRSTPLRRASPLPRPQRRAARGCAACRGSFAALHIPSPNPGPSSARAAVFSAPSELFRAGQRHCACLSQVAGLAGSEDPAPVASFLSWCRRVGLELSPKVAVSRQGTVAGYGMVARESVQPGELLFAVPRAALLSQHTCSISGLLERERGALQSQSGWVPLLLALLHELQAPASPWSPYFALWPELGRLEHPMFCFQEPLEEEDDEKEPNSPLMVPAADVLNHLANHNANLEYSPNCLRMVATQPIPKGHEIFNTYGQMANWQLIHMYGFTEPYPDNTDDTADIQMVTVREAALQGTKVEAERLLLYERWDFLCKLEMVGEEGAFVIGREEVLTEEELAMTLKVLCMPAEEFREFKDQDGWGDDKREEDSLTITNIPKLKASWRQLLRDSVLLTLQTYATDLKTEQDLLSSKEVYATLSWREQQALQVRYGQKMILHQLLELTN is encoded by the exons ATGGCGACCCAGGCGAAGCGCCGGCGGGTGAGTTGTGGCGGCAGACGCAGGAGCACCCCTCTCCGCCGCGCCTCGCCGCTTCCCCGTCCGCAGCGCCGTGCCGCACGCGGCTGCGCGGCCTGCCGCGGGTCATTTGCCGCactccacatcccctcccccaaccccggcCCTTCCTCCGCGCGCGCCGCCGTCTTCTCCGCCCCCAGCGAGCTCTTCCGGGCGGGGCAACGCCACTGCGCTTGCTTATCTCAGGTGGCAGGGCTTGCGGGCAGCGAGGACCCGGCCCCGGTGGCCAGCTTCCTGAGCTGGTGCCGGCGGGTAGGACTGGAGCTGAGTCCCAAG GTGGCGGTGAGCCGGCAGGGCACGGTGGCCGGCTACGGCATGGTGGCCCGGGAGAGCGTGCAGCCCGGGGAGCTGCTGTTCGCGGTGCCGCGGGCCGCACTTCTGTCGCAGCACACCTGCTCAATCAGCGGCCTGCTGGAGCGAG AGCGAGGCGCGCTGCAGAGCCAGTCGGGATGGGTGCCGCTGCTGCTGGCGCTGCTGCACGAGCTGCAGGCCCCGGCCTCGCCCTGGAGCCCCTACTTTGCGCTGTGGCCCGAGCTGGGCCGCTTGGAGCACCCCATGTTCTG CTTTCAGGAACCACTGGAGGAAGAGGATGATGAAAAGGAGCCAAACTCCCCTTTGATGGTGCCTGCTGCAGACGTATTAAACCACTTAGCCAATCACAATGCCAATCTAGAATACTCTCCA AATTGTCTTCGGATGGTGGCCACTCAGCCCATTCCTAAAGGCCATGAGATTTTCAACACTTATGGGCAAATGGCTAACTGGCAGTTGATTCACATGTATGGCTTTACTGAACCGTATCCTGACAACACGGATGACACGGCTGACATTCAGATGGTGACGGTTCGTGAAGCAGCGTTACAGG GTACAAAAGTTGAAGCTGAAAGGCTCCTACTGTATGAACGCTGGGATTTCTTATGCAAACTGGAGATGGTAGGGGAAGAGGGAGCCTTTGTGATTGGGCGGGAAGAAGTGCTGACAGAAGAGGAACTGGCCATGACACTCAAG GTACTGTGCATGCCTGCTGAGGAGTTCAGAGAATTTAAAGACCAGGATGGATGGGGAGATGATAAAAGGGAAGAGGACAGCCTGACAATCACAAATATCCCCAAACTCAAAGCATCATGGAGACAGCTTCTTCGGGACAGTGTTTTATTGACCCTGCAAACTTATGCCACAGACTTAAAAACTGAGCAAGATTTACTCAGTAGTAAGGAGGTCTACGCCACACTCAGCTGGAGGGAACAGCAAGCCTTACAGGTTCGTTATGGTCAGAAGATGATCTTACACCAATTGTTGGAACTGACTAACTAG
- the SETD6 gene encoding N-lysine methyltransferase SETD6 isoform X3, with product MATQAKRRRVSCGGRRRSTPLRRASPLPRPQRRAARGCAACRGSFAALHIPSPNPGPSSARAAVFSAPSELFRAGQRHCACLSQVAGLAGSEDPAPVASFLSWCRRVGLELSPKVAVSRQGTVAGYGMVARESVQPGELLFAVPRAALLSQHTCSISGLLERERGALQSQSGWVPLLLALLHELQAPASPWSPYFALWPELGRLEHPMFCPRVRSLELYRQLVALVMAYSFQEPLEEEDDEKEPNSPLMVPAADVLNHLANHNANLEYSPNCLRMVATQPIPKGHEIFNTYGQMANWQLIHMYGFTEPYPDNTDDTADIQMVTVREAALQGTKVEAERLLLYERWDFLCKLEMVGEEGAFVIGREEVLTEEELAMTLKVLCMPAEEFREFKDQDGWGDDKREEDSLTITNIPKLKASWRQLLRDSVLLTLQTYATDLKTEQDLLSSKEVYATLSWREQQALQVRYGQKMILHQLLELTN from the exons ATGGCGACCCAGGCGAAGCGCCGGCGGGTGAGTTGTGGCGGCAGACGCAGGAGCACCCCTCTCCGCCGCGCCTCGCCGCTTCCCCGTCCGCAGCGCCGTGCCGCACGCGGCTGCGCGGCCTGCCGCGGGTCATTTGCCGCactccacatcccctcccccaaccccggcCCTTCCTCCGCGCGCGCCGCCGTCTTCTCCGCCCCCAGCGAGCTCTTCCGGGCGGGGCAACGCCACTGCGCTTGCTTATCTCAGGTGGCAGGGCTTGCGGGCAGCGAGGACCCGGCCCCGGTGGCCAGCTTCCTGAGCTGGTGCCGGCGGGTAGGACTGGAGCTGAGTCCCAAG GTGGCGGTGAGCCGGCAGGGCACGGTGGCCGGCTACGGCATGGTGGCCCGGGAGAGCGTGCAGCCCGGGGAGCTGCTGTTCGCGGTGCCGCGGGCCGCACTTCTGTCGCAGCACACCTGCTCAATCAGCGGCCTGCTGGAGCGAG AGCGAGGCGCGCTGCAGAGCCAGTCGGGATGGGTGCCGCTGCTGCTGGCGCTGCTGCACGAGCTGCAGGCCCCGGCCTCGCCCTGGAGCCCCTACTTTGCGCTGTGGCCCGAGCTGGGCCGCTTGGAGCACCCCATGTTCTG CCCCAGGGTTCGCTCTCTGGAACTCTACCGCCAGCTCGTGGCTCTTGTGATGGCCTACAG CTTTCAGGAACCACTGGAGGAAGAGGATGATGAAAAGGAGCCAAACTCCCCTTTGATGGTGCCTGCTGCAGACGTATTAAACCACTTAGCCAATCACAATGCCAATCTAGAATACTCTCCA AATTGTCTTCGGATGGTGGCCACTCAGCCCATTCCTAAAGGCCATGAGATTTTCAACACTTATGGGCAAATGGCTAACTGGCAGTTGATTCACATGTATGGCTTTACTGAACCGTATCCTGACAACACGGATGACACGGCTGACATTCAGATGGTGACGGTTCGTGAAGCAGCGTTACAGG GTACAAAAGTTGAAGCTGAAAGGCTCCTACTGTATGAACGCTGGGATTTCTTATGCAAACTGGAGATGGTAGGGGAAGAGGGAGCCTTTGTGATTGGGCGGGAAGAAGTGCTGACAGAAGAGGAACTGGCCATGACACTCAAG GTACTGTGCATGCCTGCTGAGGAGTTCAGAGAATTTAAAGACCAGGATGGATGGGGAGATGATAAAAGGGAAGAGGACAGCCTGACAATCACAAATATCCCCAAACTCAAAGCATCATGGAGACAGCTTCTTCGGGACAGTGTTTTATTGACCCTGCAAACTTATGCCACAGACTTAAAAACTGAGCAAGATTTACTCAGTAGTAAGGAGGTCTACGCCACACTCAGCTGGAGGGAACAGCAAGCCTTACAGGTTCGTTATGGTCAGAAGATGATCTTACACCAATTGTTGGAACTGACTAACTAG
- the SETD6 gene encoding N-lysine methyltransferase SETD6 isoform X5 yields the protein MATQAKRRRVAGLAGSEDPAPVASFLSWCRRVGLELSPKVAVSRQGTVAGYGMVARESVQPGELLFAVPRAALLSQHTCSISGLLERERGALQSQSGWVPLLLALLHELQAPASPWSPYFALWPELGRLEHPMFWPEEERRRLLQGTGVPEAVEKDLANIRSEYYSIVLPFMEAHPDLFSPRVRSLELYRQLVALVMAYSFQEPLEEEDDEKEPNSPLMVPAADVLNHLANHNANLEYSPNCLRMVATQPIPKGHEIFNTYGQMANWQLIHMYGFTEPYPDNTDDTADIQMVTVREAALQGTKVEAERLLLYERWDFLCKLEMVGEEGAFVIGREEVLTEEELAMTLKVLCMPAEEFREFKDQDGWGDDKREEDSLTITNIPKLKASWRQLLRDSVLLTLQTYATDLKTEQDLLSSKEVYATLSWREQQALQVRYGQKMILHQLLELTN from the exons ATGGCGACCCAGGCGAAGCGCCGGCGG GTGGCAGGGCTTGCGGGCAGCGAGGACCCGGCCCCGGTGGCCAGCTTCCTGAGCTGGTGCCGGCGGGTAGGACTGGAGCTGAGTCCCAAG GTGGCGGTGAGCCGGCAGGGCACGGTGGCCGGCTACGGCATGGTGGCCCGGGAGAGCGTGCAGCCCGGGGAGCTGCTGTTCGCGGTGCCGCGGGCCGCACTTCTGTCGCAGCACACCTGCTCAATCAGCGGCCTGCTGGAGCGAG AGCGAGGCGCGCTGCAGAGCCAGTCGGGATGGGTGCCGCTGCTGCTGGCGCTGCTGCACGAGCTGCAGGCCCCGGCCTCGCCCTGGAGCCCCTACTTTGCGCTGTGGCCCGAGCTGGGCCGCTTGGAGCACCCCATGTTCTG GCCAGAGGAGGAGCGCCGGCGATTGCTGCAGGGCACCGGCGTACCCGAGGCTGTGGAGAAGGATTTGGCCAACATCCGCAGCGAGTATTATTCCATCGTGCTGCCCTTCATGGAAGCCCACCCCGATCTTTTCAGCCCCAGGGTTCGCTCTCTGGAACTCTACCGCCAGCTCGTGGCTCTTGTGATGGCCTACAG CTTTCAGGAACCACTGGAGGAAGAGGATGATGAAAAGGAGCCAAACTCCCCTTTGATGGTGCCTGCTGCAGACGTATTAAACCACTTAGCCAATCACAATGCCAATCTAGAATACTCTCCA AATTGTCTTCGGATGGTGGCCACTCAGCCCATTCCTAAAGGCCATGAGATTTTCAACACTTATGGGCAAATGGCTAACTGGCAGTTGATTCACATGTATGGCTTTACTGAACCGTATCCTGACAACACGGATGACACGGCTGACATTCAGATGGTGACGGTTCGTGAAGCAGCGTTACAGG GTACAAAAGTTGAAGCTGAAAGGCTCCTACTGTATGAACGCTGGGATTTCTTATGCAAACTGGAGATGGTAGGGGAAGAGGGAGCCTTTGTGATTGGGCGGGAAGAAGTGCTGACAGAAGAGGAACTGGCCATGACACTCAAG GTACTGTGCATGCCTGCTGAGGAGTTCAGAGAATTTAAAGACCAGGATGGATGGGGAGATGATAAAAGGGAAGAGGACAGCCTGACAATCACAAATATCCCCAAACTCAAAGCATCATGGAGACAGCTTCTTCGGGACAGTGTTTTATTGACCCTGCAAACTTATGCCACAGACTTAAAAACTGAGCAAGATTTACTCAGTAGTAAGGAGGTCTACGCCACACTCAGCTGGAGGGAACAGCAAGCCTTACAGGTTCGTTATGGTCAGAAGATGATCTTACACCAATTGTTGGAACTGACTAACTAG
- the SETD6 gene encoding N-lysine methyltransferase SETD6 isoform X7, translating into MATQAKRRRVAGLAGSEDPAPVASFLSWCRRVGLELSPKVAVSRQGTVAGYGMVARESVQPGELLFAVPRAALLSQHTCSISGLLERERGALQSQSGWVPLLLALLHELQAPASPWSPYFALWPELGRLEHPMFCPRVRSLELYRQLVALVMAYSFQEPLEEEDDEKEPNSPLMVPAADVLNHLANHNANLEYSPNCLRMVATQPIPKGHEIFNTYGQMANWQLIHMYGFTEPYPDNTDDTADIQMVTVREAALQGTKVEAERLLLYERWDFLCKLEMVGEEGAFVIGREEVLTEEELAMTLKVLCMPAEEFREFKDQDGWGDDKREEDSLTITNIPKLKASWRQLLRDSVLLTLQTYATDLKTEQDLLSSKEVYATLSWREQQALQVRYGQKMILHQLLELTN; encoded by the exons ATGGCGACCCAGGCGAAGCGCCGGCGG GTGGCAGGGCTTGCGGGCAGCGAGGACCCGGCCCCGGTGGCCAGCTTCCTGAGCTGGTGCCGGCGGGTAGGACTGGAGCTGAGTCCCAAG GTGGCGGTGAGCCGGCAGGGCACGGTGGCCGGCTACGGCATGGTGGCCCGGGAGAGCGTGCAGCCCGGGGAGCTGCTGTTCGCGGTGCCGCGGGCCGCACTTCTGTCGCAGCACACCTGCTCAATCAGCGGCCTGCTGGAGCGAG AGCGAGGCGCGCTGCAGAGCCAGTCGGGATGGGTGCCGCTGCTGCTGGCGCTGCTGCACGAGCTGCAGGCCCCGGCCTCGCCCTGGAGCCCCTACTTTGCGCTGTGGCCCGAGCTGGGCCGCTTGGAGCACCCCATGTTCTG CCCCAGGGTTCGCTCTCTGGAACTCTACCGCCAGCTCGTGGCTCTTGTGATGGCCTACAG CTTTCAGGAACCACTGGAGGAAGAGGATGATGAAAAGGAGCCAAACTCCCCTTTGATGGTGCCTGCTGCAGACGTATTAAACCACTTAGCCAATCACAATGCCAATCTAGAATACTCTCCA AATTGTCTTCGGATGGTGGCCACTCAGCCCATTCCTAAAGGCCATGAGATTTTCAACACTTATGGGCAAATGGCTAACTGGCAGTTGATTCACATGTATGGCTTTACTGAACCGTATCCTGACAACACGGATGACACGGCTGACATTCAGATGGTGACGGTTCGTGAAGCAGCGTTACAGG GTACAAAAGTTGAAGCTGAAAGGCTCCTACTGTATGAACGCTGGGATTTCTTATGCAAACTGGAGATGGTAGGGGAAGAGGGAGCCTTTGTGATTGGGCGGGAAGAAGTGCTGACAGAAGAGGAACTGGCCATGACACTCAAG GTACTGTGCATGCCTGCTGAGGAGTTCAGAGAATTTAAAGACCAGGATGGATGGGGAGATGATAAAAGGGAAGAGGACAGCCTGACAATCACAAATATCCCCAAACTCAAAGCATCATGGAGACAGCTTCTTCGGGACAGTGTTTTATTGACCCTGCAAACTTATGCCACAGACTTAAAAACTGAGCAAGATTTACTCAGTAGTAAGGAGGTCTACGCCACACTCAGCTGGAGGGAACAGCAAGCCTTACAGGTTCGTTATGGTCAGAAGATGATCTTACACCAATTGTTGGAACTGACTAACTAG